One Dysidea avara chromosome 7, odDysAvar1.4, whole genome shotgun sequence genomic region harbors:
- the LOC136260018 gene encoding F-box only protein 3-like produces MDVSELQKTGKDQIIEFPMCLPGPSIFHHILLYLSAIDIGRLMQASRTLKIWITSDSVLWRIQCQRVWLCDDKRDEESWHDKWLSCCDDWRPYMNCYAKIKSTWIRISQFLQLKCPKALEQFNPGISEKEIKHVETALGIKLPVEYRCFLRLCNGMKYDHGISFLGSVTLYNTTFEYILYCIDDMKEFSKGIHSDLFVSHNSGQMEYYACLGGDLYGRCGWFLLSCSSQPHELSGHVYQVNSYLYTYAKPLLFSDWLIEQANLLELYSIDNQAIHRFLFHPEFIAVTGHFTVRVGTAFDPAKLNDYTHVLVEQSGNVDVRYAYRIEIFMADDAPRYESCRLESRHWLIKLSDGTSDVVDGPGVVGETPSFKPGSSHKYASCNYFHTEWCSMEGYFTMRYHDFPGNFKIAIPKFTMYKPELNKVA; encoded by the coding sequence ATGGACGTAAGTGAACTGCAGAAGACTGGAAAGGATCAGATCATTGAATTTCCAATGTGCCTGCCAGGACCTTCTATTTTTCATCATATTTTACTGTATCTCTCTGCCATAGACATTGGCAGGCTAATGCAAGCATCAAGGACATTAAAAATTTGGATTACTAGTGACAGTGTATTATGGAGGATCCAATGTCAAAGAGTGTGGTTGTGTGATGACAAAAGAGATGAAGAAAGTTGGCATGACAAGTGGCTCTCTTGTTGCGATGACTGGAGGCCTTATATGAACTGCTATGCTAAAATCAAAAGTACATGGATAAGGATTAGCCAGTTTTTACAACTGAAGTGTCCTAAAGCACTTGAACAGTTTAATCCTGGTATTTCAGAAAAGGAAATCAAACATGTAGAAACTGCTTTAGGCATTAAGCTGCCTGTTGAGTACAGATGCTTTTTAAGATTGTGCAATGGGATGAAGTATGATCATGGTATTAGTTTTTTGGGTTCGGTTACACTCTATAATACTACATTTGAGTACATTCTTTATTGTATTGATGATATGAAGGAATTCAGTAAAGGAATTCACTCGGATCTGTTTGTTTCACATAATTCTGGTCAGATGGAATATTATGCTTGTTTAGGTGGAGATTTGTATGGTCGTTGTGGTTGGTTTCTTTTGTCATGCTCCTCCCAACCTCATGAACTTTCTGGTCATGTTTATCAGGTGAACAGTTACCTTTATACCTATGCCAAGCCACTCCTTTTTTCTGACTGGTTAATTGAACAAGCTAACTTGCTGGAACTCTACAGTATAGACAATCAAGCAATTCATCGATTCTTATTCCATCCTGAGTTTATTGCTGTAACCGGTCATTTTACGGTCAGAGTGGGCACTGCTTTTGACCCAGCTAAACTCAATGACTATACCCACGTACTGGTTGAACAGAGCGGCAATGTGGATGTAAGGTATGCATACAGaattgaaattttcatggcTGATGATGCACCGCGTTATGAGAGCTGTCGGCTAGAGTCACGTCACTGGTTAATCAAATTGTCTGATGGCACCTCGGATGTTGTTGATGGTCCTGGGGTGGTTGGTGAAACTCCTTCATTCAAGCCAGGTTCTTCACATAAGTATGCTAGCTGCAATTATTTTCATACAGAGTGGTGTTCTATGGAGGGTTACTTTACCATGAGATACCATGACTTTCCCGGAAACTTTAAGATAGCCATTCCCAAGTTTACTATGTATAAGCCAGAACTGAATAAGGTGGCTTAA
- the LOC136260017 gene encoding uncharacterized protein, whose amino-acid sequence MSDNCLDKKEETNSVLLTSQEDPFADKQEKEEAYISSSITNSSHPSAEVGGKPDLWSKESDDSSNAGNKDDYVDSFEHMGLREPLLRGIYSYGFELPSAIQQRAIVPCCKGQDVIAQAQSGTGKTATFAVGILQQLDMSVDQCQALVLAPTRELARQTETVLLSLGDYMKVNVFLVVGGEKVRDMMSALNSGVHVVVGTPGRVMHMIRAGALETDKLKILVLDEVDVMLSRGFEQQVRDIFMELKNPSLQCITVSATLPNDVIKIADKFLRNPLKILVKQEEITLEGIKQYYVDVGKEEYKMETICDLYGILSIAKSVIFCNTKHKVQWLQDRMSARDFTVSAIHSDQSPEERKTVMKEFRTGSSRILIGTDLISRGIDVHQVSLVFNFDLPPERESYIHRIGRGGRFGRKGVAINLITQDDHRKLRELEVFYSTAIEELPKKIDHLLD is encoded by the exons ATGAGTGATAATTGTTTAGACAAAAAAGAAGAGACTAATAGTGTGCTACTGACAAGCCAAGAGGACCCTTTTGCCGATAAGCAAGAGAAAGAAGAGGCTTATATTTCTAGTAGTATTACTAATAGTTCTCATCCCTCAGCAGAAGTTGGTGGCAAACCTGATTTGTGGTCAAAAGAAAGTGATGACTCCAGCAATGCTGGAAACAAAGATGATTATGTGGACAGCTTTGAGCACATGGGCTTGCGAGAGCCACTTCTTAGAGGGATCTATTCCTATGGATTTGAACTACCATCAGCTATCCAGCAAAGAGCAATCGTTCCATGCTGCAAGGGTCAGGATGTAATTGCCCAAGCACAGTCTGGTACAGGGAAGACTGCTACTTTTGCAGTTGGAATACTGCAGCAGCTTGATATGTCTGTAGATCAGTGCCAG GCTTTAGTGTTAGCACCTACTAGAGAGCTTGCCAGACAAACAGAGACGGTGCTTCTGTCACTTGGCGATTACATGAAGGTCAATGTGTTCTTGGTGGTTGGAGGAGAAAAAGTTCGAGACATGATGTCAGCATTGAATTCTGGTGTACATGTTGTAGTGG GGACCCCTGGTAGAGTGATGCATATGATAAGAGCTGGGGCATTGGAGACTGACAAATTAAAGATCTTAGTGTTGGATGAAGTGGACGTGATGTTATCAAGGGGATTTGAGCAACAG GTCAGAGATATTTTCATGGAGCTAAAGAATCCTAGTTTACAGTGTATCACTGTCTCTGCCACCCTCCCTAATGATGTGATAAAG ATAGCAGACAAATTTCTAAGGAACCCACTGAAGATACTGGTAAAACAAGAAGAAATAACATTGGAAGGAATCAAACAATACTATGTCGATGTGGGGAAGGAAGAGTATAAAATGGAAACGATTTGTGATCTTTATGGG ATTCTTTCTATTGCCAAGTCTGTGATCTTTTGTAACACCAAACATAAG GTTCAATGGCTACAAGACAGAATGAGTGCTCGAGACTTCACAGTGTCAGCGATTCACAGTGACCAGTCACCTGAAGAAAGGAAGACAGTCATGAAG GAATTTCGAACTGGATCCTCCAGGATCCTGATAGGAACTGATCTAATCAGTCGAGGAATTGATGTTCATCAGGTGTCACTTGTGTTTAACTTTGACTTGCCACCAGAAAGGGAGAGCTACATTCACAG GATTGGTCGAGGTGGAAGGTTTGGTCGTAAAGGAGTGGCTATCAATCTGATCACACAGGATGACCACAGGAAATTGAGGGAGCTTGAAGTATTCTACAGCACAGCTATAGAAGAGTTGCCTAAAAAAATTGATCATCTGCTGGACTAG
- the LOC136260016 gene encoding tyrosine-protein kinase receptor UFO-like has protein sequence MWGCGSLLVGVFGLVGGALSQSVLVSRCERLPRDSYCSDILLEEYYYVSDALPLDTDDAINRIIFETLENNDTCTTFTKTLICFYTYLPCDVSTSKLLPLCDTRCSELDRMFEECAEVTNLPLILSNSRSLTSGYNCSNPRTYFNNIPYKISNTSCSNVTRINFAALNNTAGNQNDSQSGSESSSISGSTIAVIAAVGGIVILAILGICAILMIKGKRKSRKVPTLKMSGLNLLEEMSGNKSSAIKHMLNELLLTIKEKFSDVLIPSDCIKKQDQVGKGAFGVVHKGELTNADGSVIPIASKTITFANVNSIRDLVAESTVMKRLDHPNVLPLLGVCVDPDSDDLFKIILPFMANGDLRSFLKQSREDPTSIEEYKRNINESLLLNVCLDIAKGMEYLAIKRFVHRDLAARNCMVDENYNIRVADFGLTRDIYISEYYRADKHNTLPVKWMALESILDNYFDEKTDVWSYGITCWEAFSLGRVPYAGVDNQNLINTLKDGNRLDKPRLCPEKLFTLMESTWLENPAERPSFADIVDDLNQNIIR, from the exons ATGTGGGGTTGTGGCAGTCTTCTGGTTGGGGTGTTTGGTCTTGTCGGTGGCGCCCTTTCTCAATCAGTGCTCGTATCGAG GTGTGAAAGGCTTCCTCGAGATAGTTATTGTTCTGATATACTGTTGGAGGAGTATTACTATGTCAGTGATGCTCTACCACTTGATACAGATGATGCTATAAATAGGATTATTTTTGAAACATTAGAGAACAATGATACATGTACTACTTTCACCAAAACTTTAATTTGCTTCTACACTTATTTACCATGTGACGTTTCTACTTCTAAACTACTCCCCTTGTGTGATACAAGGTGTTCAGAACTGGACAGGATGTTTGAAGAGTGTGCTGAAGTAACCAACCTTCCATTAATCCTTTCTAATTCAAGGTCCTTAACTTCTGGTTACAACTGCTCGAATCCAAGGACATATTTTAACAACATTCCATACAAGATTTCCAACACCAGTTGTA GTAATGTTACAAGAATTAATTTTGCAGCTCTGAACAATACAGCAG GTAATCAGAATGACTCTCAAAGTGGCTCAGAATCTTCAAGCATATCAGGAAGCACTATTGCTGTAATTGCTGCAGTTGGAGGAATTGTAATTCTTGCAATACTAGGAATATGTGCCATATTAATGATAAAGGGAAAGAGAAAATCTAG AAAAGTACCTACTTTAAAGATGTCTGGGTTAAATTTGTTGGAAGAAATGAGTG GTAATAAAAGTAGTGCAATAAAACATATGCTCAATGAGCTTTTGCTCACAATCAAGGAAAAGTTTTCTGATGTACTGATCCCATCAGACTGCATTAAAAAACAAGACCAAGTGGGGAAAG GAGCTTTTGGAGTTGTGCACAAGGGAGAATTGACAAATGCAGATGGCTCAGTAATACCAATTGCTTCAAAGACCattacat TTGCTAATGTGAATTCAATAAGAGACCTGGTTGCAGAGTCAACTGTCATGAAGCGACTTGATCATCCTAATGTATTGCCATTACTGGGAGTGTGTGTAGACCCTGATAGTGATGATTTGTTCAAAATTATACTACCTTTCATGGCTAATGGTGACTTGAGGAGTTTTCTAAAACAAAGCAGAGAAGATCCAACCAGTATTGAAGAGTATAAGAGA AACATCAATGAatctttgttgctgaatgtgtGCCTGGATATAGCTAAAGGAATGGAGTACCTTGCTATCAAACGATTTGTTCATCGAGACCTTGCTGCTAGAAATTGCAT GGTAGATGAGAACTACAACATCAGAGTGGCAGATTTTGGTTTAACCAGGGACATCTATATCAGTGAATACTACAGAGCTGACAAACATAATACATTACCAGTAAAATGGATGGCACTTGAGTCAATATTGGATAACTACTTTGATGAAAAAACTGATGTG TGGTCATATGGGATCACTTGCTGGGAAGCCTTTTCATTGGGTAGAGTACCTTATGCTGGGGTGGACAACCAAAATCTCATCAATACCCTAAAAGATGGAAACAGACTAGATAAACCAAGACTTTGTCCAGAAAAGCT ATTTACTTTGATGGAATCTACTTGGTTAGAAAATCCTGCAGAGCGTCCTTCATTTGCAGATATTGTAGATGATTTAAACCAGA ACATCATCAGGTGA